ACTAAAATCATCTATAACCGGGTCCCGGATGTTCGCAGATTACCGAAAACCTCTCCCTTTTGAAAGCGCCTTATGCTACAATAAGATAAGCTATGGAGGGGTGATACTGTTGGATTATTCCAAAATGTGCCCGAAATACGAATGCGCAACGGAGCTGCTTGGGAAGAAGTGGACCGGACTCATTATACGCGTACTGCTTGGAGGGCCTAAGCGGTTCAAGGAAATCAAAGAGCAAATCCCGGAAATGAGCGATAAAATGCTGACCGATCGGATGAAGGAGCTCGAGCTCAGCCAAATTGTTAACCGCCGGGTTTATCCCGAAATGCCGGTCCGGATCGAATATGAATTAACGGAGAAAGGCAAGGCGCTCCGGCCGGTGATCGAGTCGATTCAAAATTGGGGCGAAGTGTGGTGCTAAGGCACCGCTTTTCGTGAATTTGCCGCATGCACCGCAATGATGGGACGAACAAATAAGGGGCTGTACCCGATTCCGTTTACGAACGGCGATCGGGTACAGCCTCTTGTTGTGCGGGACGGCGAATTACATGCCGAACCACGATTTGAACAGATGCTTCGTCGTATCGCGGTTGATCGCCGCAATGGAAGTCGTCAGCGGAATGCCTTTCGGGCAGGAGCGGACGCAGTTCTGCGAGTTGCCGCAGCCTTCGATGCCGCCGTCCTCCATCAGCGTCTCCAGACGTTCCTCCTGGTTCATTTCCCCTGTCGGGTGAGCGTTGAACAGGCGAACCTGCGAAATCGCCGCCGGTCCGATAAAGCTCGTGCGGTCATTGACGTTCGGGCACGCCTCCAGGCATACGCCGCATGTCATGCATTTGGACAGCTCATAGGCCCATTGGCGTTTCGTTTCCGCCATCCGCGGACCCGGTCCGAGGTCGTACGTGCCGTCGATCGGAATCCAGGCTTTCACGCGTTTCAGCGCGTTGAACATCCGCTCGCGGTTAATGACGAGATCGCGGACGACCGGGAACGTGCTCATCGGCGCCAGCCGGACCGGCTGCTCGAGCTGGTCGATCAAGGCGCTGCACGCCTGGCGCGGCTTGCCGTTAATGACCATGGAGCAGGCGCCGCATACTTCCTCCAGGCAGTTCGACTCCCAGCATACCGGAGCCGTCGCCTGCCCGTTCTGCTTCTTCGGATTGCGCTGAATTTCCATCAGCGCGCTGATCACGTTCATATTCGGGCGGTAAGGCACTTCGAACTCTTCCGTATACGGCTGCTTATCCGGCCCGTCCTGGCGGGTAATGATCAGTTTGACTGTTTTCGCTTCAGTTGCCGTTTGCGCCATCGCTGCCAGCTCCTTTCTAATGATCCTTCGAATAATCGCGCTCGCGCGGCGGGATAAGCGACACGTCGACCGGTTCGTACGAGATTTCCGGTCCGTCCGGCGTCCACTTCGCTTTCGTCGTTTTGAGGTACTGCTCGTCGTTGCGTTTCGGGAAATCCGGCTTGTAATGAGCGCCGCGGCTTTCGTCGCGGAGCAGCGCGCCGAGCGTCATCGCTTCGGCCAGCTCAAGCATATTCCACAGCTGGCGGGTAAACGCGACGCCGGCGTTGTTCCAGCGCGCCGTGTCGTTAATGTTGATGCTCGAATAGCGCTGCTTCAGCTCTTTGATTTTTGCGATCGTTTCTTCCAGCTTCTTGTTGAAGCGGACGACGGTCATGTTGTTCGTCATCCATTCGCCGAGCTCTTTATGAAGCACATAGGCGTTCTCGGTGCCGTTCATGCTCAGGATGCTTTCGTATTTGGTTTCCTGGCGCTTCTTCTCGCGGTCGTAAACGGCCGACGATACATCCTCCGCAGACTTCTTGAGCCCCTTGATATATTCGACGGCTTTCGGACCGGTTATCATGCCGCCGTAAATGGCGGACAGCAGCGAGTTGGCGCCGAGCCGGTTCGCGCCGTGATACTGGTATTCGCATTCGCCGCAGGCGAACAGCCCGGGGATATTCGTCATCTGGTTGTAGTCGACCCACATGCCGCCCATCGAATAGTGAACGGCCGGGAAAATCTTCATCGGGATTTTGCGCGGGTCGTCACCCATGAATTTCTCGTAAATTTCGATGATGCCGCCGAGCTTGACGTCCAGCTCCTTCGGATCCTTGTGCGACAGATCGAGATAAACCATGTTCTCGCCGTTAACGCCGAGCTTCATGTCGACGCAGACGTGGAAAATTTCGCGCGTAGCGATATCCCGCGGCACCAGGTTGCCGTAAGCCGGATATTTCTCCTCCAGGAAGTACCACGGCTTGCCGTCCTTGTACGTCCAGATGCGGCCGCCTTCGCCGCGGGCCGATTCCGACATCAGCCGCAGCTTGTCGTCGCCCGGAATGGCCGTCGGGTGAATCTGAATGAATTCGCCGTTGGCGTAATGGACGCCCTGCTGGTAAACCGCGCTTGCCGCCGTGCCTGTGTTAATGACCGAGTTCGTCGTTTTGCCGAAAATAATGCCCGGGCCGCCGGATGCCATAATAACCGCATCCGCCTTGAACGTCTCCACGTGCATCGAGCGCAAATCCTGCGCCGACACGCCGCGGCAGACGCCGTCGTCGTCGAGCACCACACCGAGGAACTCCCAGTGCTCGTACTTCGTGACGAGCCCAGCCGTCTCCCAGCGCCGTACTTGCTCGTCCAGCGCGTAAAGCAGCTGCTGGCCGGTCGTCGCGCCCGCAAACGCGGTACGGTGATGCTTCGTGCCGCCGAACCGGCGGAAATCGAGCAGTCCTTCCGGCGTCCGGTTGAACATGACGCCCATGCGGTCCATCAGGTGAATGATGCCCGGCGCCGCTTCGCACATCGCTTTGACCGGCGGCTGGTTGGCGAGGAAGTCGCCCCCGTAAACCGTATCGTCGAAGTGCAGCCACGGAGAGTCGCCTTCGCCTTTCGTATTGACCGCGCCGTTAATGCCGCCTTGGGCGCAGACGGAGTGGGACCGTTTGACCGGCACAAGCGAGAACAGATCGACGTGCACGCCCGCTTCGGCCGCTTTGATGGTCGCCATCAGTCCGGCCAGGCCGCCGCCGATGATAATGATTTTATTGTTAGCCATATCGATTCACTCCTTCTCCTTCACTTAAACAATATTCCGAACAGCCTGAGCCGCCGATGCCGCCGCCGCGAACTCCGAGCTCCGGAACGACACGAGCGAAAGGATGAACAGCAGCGCGACGATGACGAAAACGCACATCCAGATGCGGGAGGAGATGCGCTGCGCGCGCGGCCCGACCGTGATGCCCCAGCTGACGAGGAACGACCACATGCCGTTGCTGAAGTGGAACGCTACGGAAACGATGCCGATCAAATAAAGCACGAAATAAAAGTTATTCGTTGTAATGCCGTGCATCAGGGCGCCGAGCTCCTCGTGCGTCACCTTGCCGATCATGACCTGAAAGCGGGTCTGATACAAGTGCCAGAACACGAAAATAAAGGTGATGACCCCGGAAATCCGCTGCAGCGTAAACGCCCAGTTGCGGCCGTATTGGAACCTGCCCGTATTGGCATTCGACTGATAGGCGACATAAAGGCCGTACACCCCGTGAAAAATAAGCGGAAGCCAAATGCCGAACAGCTCAAGGAAAAAAACGAGCGGCAGATCGTTCAAGAACTTCACGCTGTCGTTAAATCGTTGCGGCCCGCCCTCGAAAGCGGAGTAATTCGTCAGCATATGTTCGATGATGAACAGGCCGAGCGGGATTACGCCGAGCAAAGAGTGGATTTTGCGGGATAGATACGAGTTTCCTTTCATAATCCGTGCGTTCTCCTTTCAAAACTGGGTCTCATTCGCCAAACTTCGCCAAAATCATTTTTCATTGTAACGCTGCCCCCTGTAAGCGTCAATAAAATTACCTGTCACCAATTGTTCACCGTTCACATTGTACTCCTCTTTCGCTTATAATGGAATTGCCGTTTTTTCATTAAAAATGATGCATATTCTGCATATGCAGCCGGAGGAAAAAGAGATGTTGGAGGAGTTAAGCATATTTGCCGCCGTCGTCGAGCAGTCAAGCATGAACAAAGCGTCCGCCGTGCTTAATTTGTCGCAGCCGGCGCTGTCGCGCAAAATCGCCCGGCTCGAGCAGGAGCTCGGCGTGGAGCTGTTCAACCGCGTCGGCAAGCGGCTCGAGCTGACGCGGATCGGGCAGCTGACTTACGATTACGCGGTCGAAACGCGCCAGCAGCATCTCCGTTATTTGAAGCTGGTCTCGGAATACAAGGCCGTCGGCCGCACGACGCTGACGATCGGCGCCAGCCTGACCACGCTGCAGACGACGCTGCCGGACCTGATTCAGGCGCTGACGGACCGCAGCCCCGAGCTCGACATTAAGGCGATCACCGGCAAAACGCACGAAATCGTCACGCTGGTCCGCGAGAAAAAAGCCGATCTCGGCATCGTCGCCTCGCGCATCGACGACCCGGCGATCCGCTGCGTGCCGCTGTTTGACGACCAC
This genomic window from Paenibacillus humicola contains:
- a CDS encoding winged helix-turn-helix transcriptional regulator, whose protein sequence is MDYSKMCPKYECATELLGKKWTGLIIRVLLGGPKRFKEIKEQIPEMSDKMLTDRMKELELSQIVNRRVYPEMPVRIEYELTEKGKALRPVIESIQNWGEVWC
- the sdhB gene encoding succinate dehydrogenase iron-sulfur subunit — encoded protein: MAQTATEAKTVKLIITRQDGPDKQPYTEEFEVPYRPNMNVISALMEIQRNPKKQNGQATAPVCWESNCLEEVCGACSMVINGKPRQACSALIDQLEQPVRLAPMSTFPVVRDLVINRERMFNALKRVKAWIPIDGTYDLGPGPRMAETKRQWAYELSKCMTCGVCLEACPNVNDRTSFIGPAAISQVRLFNAHPTGEMNQEERLETLMEDGGIEGCGNSQNCVRSCPKGIPLTTSIAAINRDTTKHLFKSWFGM
- the sdhA gene encoding succinate dehydrogenase flavoprotein subunit, translated to MANNKIIIIGGGLAGLMATIKAAEAGVHVDLFSLVPVKRSHSVCAQGGINGAVNTKGEGDSPWLHFDDTVYGGDFLANQPPVKAMCEAAPGIIHLMDRMGVMFNRTPEGLLDFRRFGGTKHHRTAFAGATTGQQLLYALDEQVRRWETAGLVTKYEHWEFLGVVLDDDGVCRGVSAQDLRSMHVETFKADAVIMASGGPGIIFGKTTNSVINTGTAASAVYQQGVHYANGEFIQIHPTAIPGDDKLRLMSESARGEGGRIWTYKDGKPWYFLEEKYPAYGNLVPRDIATREIFHVCVDMKLGVNGENMVYLDLSHKDPKELDVKLGGIIEIYEKFMGDDPRKIPMKIFPAVHYSMGGMWVDYNQMTNIPGLFACGECEYQYHGANRLGANSLLSAIYGGMITGPKAVEYIKGLKKSAEDVSSAVYDREKKRQETKYESILSMNGTENAYVLHKELGEWMTNNMTVVRFNKKLEETIAKIKELKQRYSSININDTARWNNAGVAFTRQLWNMLELAEAMTLGALLRDESRGAHYKPDFPKRNDEQYLKTTKAKWTPDGPEISYEPVDVSLIPPRERDYSKDH
- a CDS encoding succinate dehydrogenase cytochrome b558 subunit translates to MKGNSYLSRKIHSLLGVIPLGLFIIEHMLTNYSAFEGGPQRFNDSVKFLNDLPLVFFLELFGIWLPLIFHGVYGLYVAYQSNANTGRFQYGRNWAFTLQRISGVITFIFVFWHLYQTRFQVMIGKVTHEELGALMHGITTNNFYFVLYLIGIVSVAFHFSNGMWSFLVSWGITVGPRAQRISSRIWMCVFVIVALLFILSLVSFRSSEFAAAASAAQAVRNIV
- a CDS encoding LysR family transcriptional regulator, which translates into the protein MLEELSIFAAVVEQSSMNKASAVLNLSQPALSRKIARLEQELGVELFNRVGKRLELTRIGQLTYDYAVETRQQHLRYLKLVSEYKAVGRTTLTIGASLTTLQTTLPDLIQALTDRSPELDIKAITGKTHEIVTLVREKKADLGIVASRIDDPAIRCVPLFDDHLELVLPRGLFVADKGGPEISYLNGLPMILFSKGTWYRILTDELFEKYRLLPDVRMEIDSFEAILRLLHTCRAATLLPKSYLRAQLLEDNELMTLSIPELAETKRTTALIHAETETPSLAVRLWIDEISVMYKKKPPAADISKK